The following are encoded together in the Jaculus jaculus isolate mJacJac1 chromosome 3, mJacJac1.mat.Y.cur, whole genome shotgun sequence genome:
- the LOC123459426 gene encoding endogenous retrovirus group K member 7 Pro protein-like, whose product MFSGLVDTGADRSIIKLDSWPKSWPLQRSSQTLQGLGYAETPQMSAKELTWYTDEGQKGRIQPFVLAVPINLWGRDVQSQLRLRLTNDYSEASKNMMKIQGFVPEQGLGKFLQGCPDPIIPKEKLDRNGLGFS is encoded by the coding sequence ATGTTCTCGGGCTTAGTCGATACAGGTGCAGACAGGAGTATTATAAAACTAGACTCCTGGCCAAAGTCTTGGCCCCTTCAAAGATCCTCTCAGACCCttcaaggtttggggtatgcagAGACACCCCAGATGAGTGCAAAAGAACTAACATGGTATACTGATGAGGGGCAAAAGGGAAGAATACAGCCTTTTGTATTAGCGGTCCCTATCAATTTGTGGGGAAGGGATGTTCAATCCCAGTTGCGCCTCCGCTTGACTAATGACTATTCGGAGGCtagtaaaaatatgatgaaaatacaaggctttgtcccagaacagggactAGGAAAGTTCCTTCAGGGGTGCCCCGATCCAATTATTCCCAAAGAAAAATTAGACCGTAATGGATTGGGTTTTTCTTAG